The DNA sequence ttttcatttgtgTCGAATCATTTCTTGATCATCTTATTCTATGATTGAATGTAAAATATAACTAAAAATTGTTACCGGTGGCATGATGAATTTATCGGTGAGCAAGCAGACGGCAGGGAGGATACAATAggcaagaagaggaagagaggtGAAAGGGTAGATCGTAGTGTTGACATAAGCGAATCTCTCAAGCCACTTGAGCTTCCCTCCCTTGTAGCCATACAAGAGGGGACTGTGGCGACTGAAGAAAATCTCAATGGAACCAAGCGCCCAACGAAGCACCTGGTTGAGCCGATCTGACAAGTTGATGGGAGCTGTACCCTTGAATGCAGGTCTCTTTGGCATACAGTAAATAGATCTCCAACCACGGCAATGCATTTTGAACCCTGTCAAGATATCCTCTGTGATAGATCCGTAAATCCAACCCAGCTGCATGAGTAAAAGTGGCGATTACAGTCCATAAAGAATGAAGAAGATCTACTCAGTTAAATCAGGTTATGACCAAAGAGAATCTTTAATAAAGCTTTTACCTCAATTCCCCATTCAGTTTTGTCTTCATAACCACAACTGATAACATGAATGGCTTCCTTAAGCATGGCAGCAGGGCTTGAGGAAGGAGGGACACCTCCTTGTTCCATTAAAGTTGAAGTCACGAAAATAGCTGACTGTCCGAatgtcttttcaaaattcattTGGGACATCAATAGCTCTTTGTCATCATCCATTCCTACTCATTATGAAGATAAGTGTTACCTTAGGCCAGAAAAATTTGTATATACACGTAACAAATTAATAAAGAACACTGAATATTTATGTTCACCTTGTAGTTGGAGGTTTGCACCATCTCCATTTGCATCATTCTTGGAATACTTTGGAAGCTTCTTGCGGCGTCCAAAACATGGGCAGCAGTCACAGCTTACCATCTTTGGGCGCTTAGGACCCCTTGGAGGATTATATCCATACAAAGCTTGCCTTCTGAAAACACATCCTGTGCCCACATACACCGGACCTTGAATTCCATCCAGACCTTTCATGTTAATCTGAAAGACAGTGAAAATGAACATCACTTCAATTCATCAAATGGGGATAAGCTGATTTCCTGCAGTGACTTACATCAAAGAAGACTGTGTTCCTGTTGGCATAACGATCATTTCTATCAATGCCATCAAATCTTTGAGGAAACTGGACATAGCAAACTTTCCTTCCAATTTGAGGGTCCATCAAGAAACACATGGCTTCTCTTGCAGCCTTACTGTTGTTAACATAATGATCACAATCCAAGTTGAGCATGAAGGGAGCATTGGTGAGCACTCCAGAGACGCGGACCTGAATGTATATGCATAGGAGTTGGTAAGTGATTATGAGCTTAATGTAATCAAAGAGAAGTATGATTTAGATATTTACCAAGGCATTCATGGCACCAGCCTTCTTGTGATGTGAAAAGCCAGGCCTCTTCTCACGAGACACATAGACAAGACGAGGGAGCTCATTTCCTTCAGTATCAAGGCCTCCACTGTGACCAAGAAAGACCTGAATCATACCAGGGTGGTCCTTAGTATTGTTTCCGGGCCATGGTGTCCCATCTTGCATAATCCACCCTTCTGGAGGAACCTTTGTGGCTTTGGCCACAAGCGCATTTATCCTAACCTTGAACTCTTCATATTCTCTCTGCACcaacacaacaacaaaaatgatCAGCTAGCCTTTATGATGTTAAACATGTTCTAGTTCGTATTTCAAACATAAGTTGAAGAGATAGATCATCATATCAATGAGGCCAATTAGCACAAAGTACCTTCATAGCTCGACGTTCCTTGACAAATGTTGGCTGAACTTTGTCCTTTAGGTAATCAATCTTCTCACAGAAGTACATCTCGGGGGCTCTAGGCTCAATAGAAAATTTCTTGCAAAAGGGTACCCATTTCCTTGCAAATTCTGCTGTTTCAGACAAGGCCTCAAAGGTGAGCATGGAAGATCCATCATCAGAAATGTAGCATGAGATTTTTTCAACAGGATAGTCCATGGCCAAGATTGAAAGGACTGTATTTGCTGTATTAAGTGGAGGTTCCTTCATGGGATCCACAGTACTCACAAACACATCTACTGGGGATAGCATATTTGGTTCACCCTCCCTCTCATACCTGCATTAATTACACATGTAAGATCAGTACCATATCATTGAAGATCAGGCATTAACTAATAGGCAGAATATGACAGTGCAATAGCAAGTTCTGCTTAGTTTTTGTGTTCCATACATTAGTGATGAGtgcttatatatatttataccttAGTGAAAGGCGATCAAGGTAGGTCTCGCGCTCAATAGGGTACCACTTAGGGAACTGATCAAGGATCCATGAAATTGCAAACCAAATCTCACAAATGACAGAAGTTAACCAGAGACCAAGTGCATCATGAACCGGATTCATAAGTCTATACCGGAGGAATGCAGCCAAAATAAACAGCCGAGCCACAATGATCATTCGATAAGGGTTGATCTTGCTAGATGCAATTGATACTTTCCTTGACAGTGGCTGCCTAGCTTCATCAATCCTGCAATACCAATCGAAGTTCACATTATACATATATGACTTCAAAATGTTAACATAAAATTGCAGTGATCTCTCTTTGAAGCATTTACATTGACATGTCTGTGTCGTTCATGTCATCAGGTTCAGGCCCTCCCAAATTGCCTTGCTGCAATTTCCAATCATCCATTCTTTCCTTCCACCCTCCATCTTTCTTCTCATCCCATTTTTCACTTCCTGCATTTGTATTAGGGTCAGTGAAAAAGTAGTTGGCCCAATATATATGATCTTGACAAAGCCTGGCAACTAAATTGATAACTAAATTTATACATACCAGGCTCAGAAGGTGGATATGGATGAACTCGTTTATGCAACGGAGAAGGCTTATCTCCATAACCATGAGATAAGTATGTGAGCTCGCCGCTAACCTGAATAGCAGCATATAAGCGTTAATGAACAAGAGTATATATAAAACAAGTTTGATGAGTGTATAACGCAGCTAGTTGCTAGGTGCCTAAAACAAAATTGTTACTCACCGGGCGGGATCTGACACCAGCAATAACTGGTGGGAATTGGGAATTCTCCTCATCATCTGGTCCTCTTCCATAGCTCATCTTTCCATGGAGCATTGCTTCCGCGATTTGCTCATTGTTTTTGATACCCTTATTGTGTTGATCATCTTCATTCATGTTAAATTCATGCTCAATATCATCCACATCCTCTTCGTCATCGTCTCCCTCCACCCTGGGGCTTCCTTTGAGACGCTTGTACCTGGTTTTGCACTGAGGGCAGTTCTGAGAGCCTTCTCTCCTCTCATACTCATAGCAAGGCCTGCACACAGGGAATCCACACTCATTGCAAGCCACAAACAAGTCTCCATCCACCGTCAGTCCAACCTCGTCTCCACATATCTCGCAAACCTGGCCGTCCAAGTTCCTCAAAGGCTTGTGCTGTACCATTCATATCACATATTAGTCTCATAAACTAGTCATAAGatcataatctttttttttttttttcactagcTAACCAACTAGTTACGTACCTCTTCGTGACCATGAATGACGACGAGTTCATTCCTGTTGTGAGAACCGGCAACAAGTCCGGCACTGGCTTCCATGGCGGGTGTGTTAGCTGTGAGAGGAAAGAAGGAGAAATGGTGATGTAGATGGTGAAGGAGGAGTTTGTGTTATATGAATGGAACTAGGTAGAGTGCGGCATGTGATATTTGGTGTCACCTAATGATAAAGTGTCCACACCAGGGATGTTATAGTTGTTGGTTGCAGGGTCCCCATTGCCTTGAAGCTAAGCTTCCTTCCCTCCATTCTTGAACTATAATCCATTGATTCTATGTTTGCCTACTCACCTTCTCTCCcgctctttcttttttctaccACCTTCTTTGCTCAACTTCGTATATTCTCTCTGTTAATGTCCCTACCATTTCTATTAATATCATAACAAGAGAagctagcaaaaaaaaaaaaaaacagatagtACATGCAAATTTCTTGCATTGGCTAGAGCCTAGAAGTTGAGAAACTACTTGATTTCAATAATCTGTTATACATATGACATACAtacaattattatttttaagacTTAATTATTCAAACGAAATCCTAGCTCTCTTATTTTAATGAGAATCTTATTTACCTGAACGATGATGTTTTTAATAGAAATGATAAATATACATGATATATGATATGCAcagttctctttttttcttttttttttagggggagGACGTCAATAGTAAccacacacacccatgcagtgtatcTCAGTTTCGCtagactaatcactgcaccgcagacgcacgaaccctcGTGTTAACAAATaaaggtccctcaaatctgctgacCACGAGATGGAGCTGAAAATCGAACGCTAAACTTGGGGTTCCAGAGTAGGCCGCTCGACCagcacaccacaccacgtggttatATGCACATAATTTTTAGTTTGAatataattttctttcttttttttttgttagaggATAGTCCAAAGAAGAAATATATCCTTATAACCTTTATGGTGATAAATTCATGGAAATCATGTGTGATGAGAAAGTTTAACAGAAAAAAGCTTAAAATATAGCCAAACCGTTGctttcaaaaacaaagaaaactacatGAGAACCATACTTGGGATCTAAGAACTTAGAACCTAAGCCAAGTTCAAATTGTTAGGTGAGTGAGTTCAAGCCTCGCCATCTAGACAGGTTAGCACAAGACCAGGATATCTATATATTAGGCCAGTGACCCATGAGAAATTTACAAACATATTCATGATTCATCTATGCAGAAGATATATTATACTAGTGTGCATATACAAAAGCCTTGTTCACTCTTGCTAGCTTCTCATTTGAAAAGACTATACAAAAGCCTTTTCAAAGTTTAGGAAAAGTACAAAACTCTTGCTAGCTTCTTATTTGAAAAGACAGGGAACAAACAATACACATATGTTTCGATGACAGAAGCTTTTGGAATTTGGCTTCCTCTGTTGCAAGCTGCAACCCATGTACAGCAACAAAAAATACGATTCAAGACAATCAATAACACGATTCAAGACAATCAATAACTCAGCATGCATGCCTTTTATTCTGAAATCTTCTTCCTCCTATTAACCAAAAATGAGTAGCTAGCCTTTTAACCCAATTTTGGTTAGACGTGCTTCAATAGTTTCTAATAAGTGAGAAAGATTTGGTTAattggtttgttcttgatttagTTCAGTGGATCCTCCAAATCTTCAACGTACAGCTGGTGCGGATCTTcatatattcttcttctttttccctgTTGAATTAttagaaatggaaacttttgttgaaggaaaatcgactTAGTGTGCcatatcaaactaggagtagtaataggagagaatgttctagaattcctagttctattcggattagatttccttataacattagaacatgtactttgtaatccctatatatagggctcctattgtcaataatgaaacacaattctctcatcaatctctcttaaattctttctttcttaaacacgttatcagcacgagccctaaccttgggatcaaaaatccaaaaccagaaaattcttcaaCATCACATTTTCACCGTTGCACCTAGCCCGTGCTAGACTAGCCGCTGCTGCCCACCTACGGGCCCCTGCGCTGCACACTGCCCCTGCAGTCCTTATGCACCCGTGTGCTGCCTACTTCCCCTGCAGCATCtccgcacgcctgctgcccctgtaGCACAACAggacgctcgttcctgtgcagatcagcctgcttgAAAGCCATGAAACGTCTTGatagggacctcagatcaaaatacatccttcatcaaagttattCCTCTCTGTCTAttatatctgacctccaaatttcagccatatCGCAGTTGTTTGAGACCTATACACCAATAGAAGTGAACGATGTTCAGAGGCAAATCTGCTATgaaattcaacaaaaaaaaaaatcgttgaAAACCGCTGCTGCCACCTTCAAGCATCATTGCAGCAGCTCCTAGCCCACGCTAGCCTCACCTGCGTGTCTACCCCTGCAGCGCCTACGCGCCTCTGCGCACGCATCCGTTGGCCAGCTCCTTGGCTTACCTCGGCCAGACCTGTATCGGCCACACAACAGGGATTGAAAGATAGTTTGCAATCCCCGACCCAGGATCGATAGCACGCATGCATCAACACGTGCGTGTATTGAGAATTTCAAGTTCCGAAATTCATGAGTAAGTTTTCACCAGTAAgttgttcccgtttttgaaatttaaatttacttttcttcagggacttacaaaatcccttcttctacatcccacctttctgtaaCGTGGGTTTGATTTgctaaaagcggaatcgtggggattcacgctatatacgaactaagagcgtttgtgatcttcggactaagagcgtccgtgagcatcgatttttacgaactaagagcgttcgtaaacataaaaatttgaccatataaaTGTCCAAATCCAAAAATCTGGAAACTATCAATAAAGACagtggttataactctttctcactaggcgtactcaagagtaattgtgatgtctaggaaaggtttgaactgagagaacggttttaaaagtgagcaacgctccaccaaaatctcgccttaccttacctggtcacaaccaaataggaattaccaaacggattgagtaactactacttgtctaagcttgattatcctttttggatcaaatttagaaactttgacgtaatcattggctttcattgaaataaagtgtcgattttgattcgaactttattcattcaagtatgtttcccggagagctagaatgcctcgtggatagtgctactaagCACACCATACTTCAaaataggcagttatttcttgagatgacgcctactcgatcttcattGACTACGATGGCAaggtcatctaaattgattcatggtcgaggaccagctcaattcttgttgccacatggcacaatcattaatgtcactgaagctctctacgctcctagggctgaaagaaccattttgagcttcaaagacataaaagccaatggttttcatgtggaaacacattgtgagaatggacaagagttcctttgcattacctctaatgactacggacataaaagagtcttagagaaacttatgtgtcgatctagtgggttgtatgcaaccactattcgaataattgaatccaatcatgttatgagatatgatttatgggattctgacaaatataggctttggcatgactgttTGGGACACTCAggttgtgatatgatgatccctATATTAAAACTTCACACCGACATCCATTCGTCAaaacgaagagaagtaaaaaccaaaatttGGTTTGAGGAGATGCATCTATGCCTTACGGAGCCAAGACTGTGCAAGACCGGCCACTTAGGGCTGGCGCCATCTACCCCTACGGTAACAACATGGCTTTGATGCCATGGACCATTGTTTGACTCctccttctacttctaaagtcaattgtgacttcatggctcaaccaaaatcctcattggttgtttctcaagcccatcattcgttctgcaaaacctgctctttagcaaaattaggatcgagaccatcctatgcaaaggacactaaagaaaatataccattcttgcaaagaatccaaggtgatatttgtggacctattcaaccaccatgcggaccatttagatattttatagcgttggttgatgcatcgacacgttggtcacatgtcatgctattatgcacaaggaacgctgcatatgctaaactcctagcccaaattattaagttaagggctcaacaccctgatcatcctattaagtctataagaatAGACAATGCTAGGgaagtttacatcaaaaacttttgatgattattgcatgtccattgggattgaagttgaatatccagttcctcatgttcacacccaaaatggtctcgcagaagccgctattaAACTATTACAAATGGTCGTtagagcattggtaatgcgcatcaatctccctatttctgcttggggctatgcaatattgcatgcaattgtgcttattcgtctgaggcctactgccactcaacccttttttgCGTCCCAGAttgtgactgggtatgagcctaacgtctcacacttacgcatattttggtgtgcagtttatgtgccaattgcgccaccacagcgcaccaaaatgggtcttcaaagacgattaggcatttatgttggatatgattttcCAACGAtcatccgctacttagaacccttgacatgcgatctctttaccgctagatttgtggattgtcacttcgatgagacagttttTTAGtggttagggggagataagaacataaatgttcaacaggaacgataggaattgtcgtggtctgtccccactctgtctcatcttgatccccgaaccgcacagtccgaaattgaagtgcaaagaattctcaatcttcagaacgtagcagaatcgatgtttgatgtgttttctgatatcgctaaagtgacgagatcacgcatacctactgcaaacgtgcctgcaaggattgatgtccctaaaattagaggacatgacgccatctcaagggaaactgagcatggcgccaacgtcccctctcatAGTGATGGTGaagttgtggctaggcccacgacTCCTTCTAGGAAGCGcgggagacccataggttcgatggattctcgtccaagaaagaaagcgagtttggcacaaaataatccattaatcatcgatgtgaaTAATCTGTCTCATCCCgtattatggttatgtccaagagacatcattgggggatgctccaatgtctgaaccaattccagagaatagagagatctctatgaattacactagtgtacatgagatgatggatagaaattctatgggaattgatgatgcatttgcaaatcatgttgcaaaaggaattatagaatatgatgatgtcgaacctcgctctgtcgaagaatgtcaacaaagagcggattggcctaaatggaaagatgcgatccaggctgaattggattcactagcaaagagacaggtatttgggcctataacgcagacacccccagatgtaaaacctgttagccataaatgggtctttgttagaaagcgtaatgagaaaaatgaggtggttagatataaagcccgcctcgtggaGCAAGATTTTtcacaacgccctgaaatctactacgaggagacatattctcccgtaatggacgttataacgttccgctaccttgtcagtttggtagtttccgaaaaacttgacatgcagcttatggatgtagttacagcatatctctatggggatctagattcagagatatttatgaaagttccagatggacttcaattacccaaatcaagtggctctaaaccacagagcgcgttttcaataagattaaaacgctcactatatggattaaaacaatccggacggatgtggtataaccgtctaagtgactacttgattgggaagggatatattaataatgaaatatacccatgcgtgttcattaaaagaacaagttccggatttgcaatcgtagcagtttatgtcgatgacatggacctaattggaactctagatgagttaaaggaaattgctaaatatttgaaatctaaatttgagatgaaagatcttgggaaaatacggttttgtctcagtttagaacccgagcaccgtagtgatgggattttgatccatcagtctgcatatactcagaaaattctaaggcactttaatgaagataaagcaaagcatgtgagtactcccatgattggccgtagtcttaagcccggaaaagatccgtttcgtccaaaggatgagaacgaagaatcattagaggccgaagtgccctatttaagtgcaataggcgcattattgtacttagctcaataatgcacaagaccggacatctccttcgcagtgaacttgttaactCGACACAGCATTGCGCCAAcatgccgccattggattgatgtaaagacaatctttcgatacctaagaggtacgattaatatgggcctattttattccctacagagagaaaaggaatgacggaaatttgggatcggaccccaagaggcaaatTGCCACCATCCATAACATGACCatcggccatgttgccgccgccagCGCCCATGGTGTCCGGCCTCACCCtattcccctcc is a window from the Rosa chinensis cultivar Old Blush chromosome 2, RchiOBHm-V2, whole genome shotgun sequence genome containing:
- the LOC112184397 gene encoding cellulose synthase A catalytic subunit 7 [UDP-forming] is translated as MEASAGLVAGSHNRNELVVIHGHEEHKPLRNLDGQVCEICGDEVGLTVDGDLFVACNECGFPVCRPCYEYERREGSQNCPQCKTRYKRLKGSPRVEGDDDEEDVDDIEHEFNMNEDDQHNKGIKNNEQIAEAMLHGKMSYGRGPDDEENSQFPPVIAGVRSRPVSGELTYLSHGYGDKPSPLHKRVHPYPPSEPGSEKWDEKKDGGWKERMDDWKLQQGNLGGPEPDDMNDTDMSMIDEARQPLSRKVSIASSKINPYRMIIVARLFILAAFLRYRLMNPVHDALGLWLTSVICEIWFAISWILDQFPKWYPIERETYLDRLSLRYEREGEPNMLSPVDVFVSTVDPMKEPPLNTANTVLSILAMDYPVEKISCYISDDGSSMLTFEALSETAEFARKWVPFCKKFSIEPRAPEMYFCEKIDYLKDKVQPTFVKERRAMKREYEEFKVRINALVAKATKVPPEGWIMQDGTPWPGNNTKDHPGMIQVFLGHSGGLDTEGNELPRLVYVSREKRPGFSHHKKAGAMNALVRVSGVLTNAPFMLNLDCDHYVNNSKAAREAMCFLMDPQIGRKVCYVQFPQRFDGIDRNDRYANRNTVFFDINMKGLDGIQGPVYVGTGCVFRRQALYGYNPPRGPKRPKMVSCDCCPCFGRRKKLPKYSKNDANGDGANLQLQGMDDDKELLMSQMNFEKTFGQSAIFVTSTLMEQGGVPPSSSPAAMLKEAIHVISCGYEDKTEWGIELGWIYGSITEDILTGFKMHCRGWRSIYCMPKRPAFKGTAPINLSDRLNQVLRWALGSIEIFFSRHSPLLYGYKGGKLKWLERFAYVNTTIYPFTSLPLLAYCILPAVCLLTDKFIMPPISTFASLFFIALFLSIFGTGILELRWSGVSIEEWWRNEQFWVIGGVSAHLYAVIQGLLKVLAGIDTSFTVTAKSADDEDFGELYAFKWTTLLIPPTTILIINLVGVVAGISDAINNGYESWGPLFGKLFFAFWVIVHLYPFLKGLMGRQNRTPTIVVIWSVLLASIFSLLWVRIDPFVLKTKGPTTKQCGINC